The window GCGTCTGTTCGGTCACAGTTGGACAGCAGAAACGGACTAACCACTATTCGCTATCCACTAATCACTTTCTTTACAAAAGACGGCGTGACTCCTCGCAATGACAGAGGGTGAGAGCGGTGGCGCAATAACAAATGAAATAAAAGGAGAAGAAAAGAGATGATACCCAGAGGCCGTGGCCCCAGAAGAAGAGGGCCGTTTTTAAGAAAGAGAAAGTGTCGTTTCTGCCAGGATAAGGTGGAACCGAGTTACAGAAAACCCGAGGTCTTAAGAAATTTCGTGTCCGACAAAGGC is drawn from Elusimicrobia bacterium HGW-Elusimicrobia-1 and contains these coding sequences:
- the rpsR gene encoding 30S ribosomal protein S18, whose translation is MIPRGRGPRRRGPFLRKRKCRFCQDKVEPSYRKPEVLRNFVSDKGKILPSFVTGACAKHQRTVSREIKRARILARMPFVV